A genomic stretch from Deinococcus roseus includes:
- a CDS encoding FAD-dependent oxidoreductase, with translation MKPDTLIIVVGAGIAGPTLGMALQQAGFQPTLYESSAETAEGIGAFLTLSTNGIQALRVIRADLPVLKRGFATPELTLRSHTGKFLGKTSTGTPLPDGTSSHTLKRADLYEALYQEALRRGVRFVHGKHLVDATETPEGVTAHFSDGSTATGDLLIGSDGVHSVLRSVIDLHAPRPTYSGLLTTGGYVQNVKVDVPVGSYEMIYGQKGFFGYAPAPNGEVWWFANVPWPREPARGEVECLGSEHWKQHLLQLHAKDQGPILDVLHHTDHLMTMKAIHMLPHLPHWQKGRMLVIGDAAHAPSPSSGQGAALAIEDAVVLAQCLRDAETAEQAFALFEKTRRQRIERIIRWAARINNSKAAGPLGSWFRDLLMPTAMKWLEKSDSQRFIFDHQIHWDTRMNPTV, from the coding sequence ATGAAACCAGACACCCTCATCATCGTGGTGGGCGCAGGTATTGCTGGACCCACCCTGGGCATGGCTTTGCAGCAGGCAGGTTTTCAGCCCACCCTTTATGAATCCTCTGCAGAAACCGCAGAGGGCATCGGGGCTTTCCTGACGCTCAGCACCAACGGGATTCAGGCGCTCAGGGTCATTCGGGCAGACCTTCCGGTGCTGAAAAGAGGTTTTGCCACCCCGGAGCTGACTTTGCGCAGCCACACCGGAAAGTTTCTGGGAAAAACCAGCACAGGGACCCCACTTCCAGACGGCACCTCCAGCCACACCCTCAAACGCGCAGATCTGTATGAGGCCCTTTATCAGGAAGCCTTGCGGCGAGGCGTTCGCTTTGTGCACGGCAAGCACCTTGTCGATGCCACCGAAACCCCGGAAGGGGTCACAGCCCACTTCTCAGATGGCAGCACCGCCACAGGAGACCTTCTGATCGGCAGCGATGGGGTGCATTCGGTGCTCAGAAGTGTGATTGATCTTCACGCGCCCAGACCGACCTATTCGGGTCTGCTCACCACGGGTGGTTATGTCCAGAACGTGAAAGTGGATGTTCCAGTGGGCAGCTATGAAATGATTTACGGCCAGAAGGGCTTTTTTGGATATGCCCCTGCACCCAATGGCGAGGTGTGGTGGTTTGCCAACGTGCCCTGGCCCAGAGAACCCGCCAGGGGAGAGGTGGAATGCCTGGGCAGCGAACACTGGAAACAGCACCTGCTGCAGTTGCACGCAAAAGACCAGGGGCCCATCCTGGATGTGCTGCACCACACCGATCACCTGATGACCATGAAAGCCATCCACATGCTGCCCCACCTGCCCCACTGGCAGAAAGGCCGCATGCTGGTGATCGGAGACGCTGCCCATGCCCCATCCCCCAGCTCTGGACAGGGTGCCGCACTGGCCATCGAGGATGCCGTGGTGCTGGCCCAGTGCCTGCGCGACGCAGAGACCGCAGAGCAGGCCTTTGCCCTCTTTGAAAAAACCCGCCGCCAGCGCATCGAACGCATCATCCGCTGGGCCGCCCGCATCAACAACAGCAAAGCTGCAGGCCCCCTGGGAAGCTGGTTTCGGGATTTGCTCATGCCCACCGCCATGA